In one window of Desulforhabdus amnigena DNA:
- a CDS encoding radical SAM protein, whose product MKTVFGPVPSRRLGRSLGIDVIPAKTCTYDCLYCESGRTTHLTVRRQTFVEPDQVMHDLEDYFGSHPHGADVLTFSSAGEPTLYEPLGCLIASIKRRFPDLPVVVLTNGSLLWDARVRQDLSAADRVVPSLDAVTPEIFQRINRPHPHLDLSILLEGLEAFGHEYRGQLHLEVMLVSGINDHSGELTAIRRVIDRLHPDRIELNTVVRPPAYADVRGLTGAEMEKALSFFPADRSQIIGRFQGSAPESQSADLESRVLELVERRPCTLAEMAASLGVPAEGLHATIQTLQKENRLLRYLFNDLEYFCSRARERDCLSAKSPCEKIMSG is encoded by the coding sequence ATGAAAACCGTGTTTGGTCCCGTTCCGTCCCGGCGTCTGGGGCGATCCCTCGGGATCGATGTCATTCCGGCAAAAACCTGTACCTACGATTGCCTGTACTGTGAATCTGGGCGTACCACGCACCTCACGGTCAGGCGGCAGACCTTTGTAGAGCCCGATCAGGTCATGCACGATCTGGAGGATTACTTCGGCTCCCATCCTCATGGCGCGGATGTACTTACCTTTTCGAGTGCCGGTGAACCGACGCTGTATGAACCTCTGGGATGCCTGATTGCAAGCATTAAAAGGCGTTTTCCCGACCTTCCCGTGGTTGTTCTCACGAACGGCTCCCTCCTTTGGGATGCCCGGGTGCGGCAGGATCTGTCGGCTGCCGACCGGGTCGTTCCATCCTTAGATGCAGTGACTCCGGAAATTTTTCAAAGGATCAACCGTCCGCACCCCCATCTGGACCTTTCCATTCTTTTGGAGGGGTTGGAAGCCTTTGGCCACGAATACCGGGGGCAACTACACCTGGAAGTGATGCTCGTTTCAGGAATCAATGACCATTCCGGCGAGCTGACGGCAATACGCAGGGTGATCGATCGACTCCATCCGGACCGCATCGAACTCAACACTGTAGTCCGCCCTCCAGCTTATGCCGACGTTCGAGGGCTTACAGGCGCGGAAATGGAGAAAGCGCTTTCTTTTTTCCCTGCCGATCGGAGCCAAATCATCGGCCGGTTTCAGGGATCTGCTCCAGAGAGTCAAAGTGCGGATCTTGAATCGCGTGTTTTGGAACTGGTGGAGAGGCGTCCCTGCACGCTTGCAGAGATGGCCGCGTCCCTGGGTGTCCCCGCCGAAGGCCTGCATGCGACCATCCAGACCCTGCAAAAAGAAAATCGATTGCTCCGCTATCTTTTCAACGACCTGGAGTATTTTTGCTCCAGAGCAAGGGAAAGGGATTGCCTTTCAGCGAAAAGTCCCTGCGAAAAGATCATGTCCGGATGA
- a CDS encoding MerR family transcriptional regulator: protein MEVQHQKALYPIGIVAELLNIHPRTLRIYEKEGLIRPARRGGKRFYSNNDLQWLKCLRKLLTDDGLNIAGIKKLLTIAPCWNIRGCGEEIRKQCPAILNFPVPCWDLVPRICKESGRNCSECEVYLKKMNHVMMGRCFDDKASSKNL from the coding sequence ATGGAAGTACAGCATCAGAAGGCTCTCTATCCCATTGGCATTGTGGCAGAATTGCTTAACATTCATCCGAGGACCCTCAGGATTTACGAAAAAGAGGGGTTGATCAGGCCCGCCAGGAGGGGGGGGAAGCGGTTCTATTCCAACAACGATCTTCAGTGGCTCAAATGTCTGCGCAAGCTTCTCACTGACGATGGTCTCAATATTGCGGGAATCAAAAAGCTTTTGACCATTGCGCCCTGCTGGAACATCCGGGGATGCGGTGAAGAAATCCGCAAACAATGCCCGGCAATACTCAATTTCCCCGTTCCCTGCTGGGACCTTGTTCCCCGCATTTGCAAGGAAAGCGGCCGGAACTGTTCTGAATGCGAAGTATATCTCAAGAAAATGAACCATGTCATGATGGGAAGATGCTTCGACGACAAGGCGTCCAGCAAGAACCTATAA
- a CDS encoding M16 family metallopeptidase, translating to MTIRHLPGVFFLLFLLASGKPGYPSNTPKQVPQLPASLQASVQRTIASRPGDLFLVLKNGLTVLIRQQENVNVVSSRVVVRTGSIYEGDYLSTGISHYLEHVVSGGSTKSFTEAEAKERLEKMGGSTNAATSYERTIYYIDTSAGHWKDALDLLLSYVSESVLDPQQVEREKAVIQQEIKMGENDPDRELWKTFIQTAYQVHPVRNPVIGYEELFVQLDRDALLRYYSERYRPDNMVVVVAGNVVPNDVAAFVAEKTKNFQRKSSPPVVLPQEPLQVGPRWEEKTLPIARLTQAIVGFPSVKIDDEDLYALDVLALLLGDGRTSRLYSRLKDKENRVLSVGTSNWTPDFVQGQFFISLTLAPQYWPGVLKSVEEEIDRFKKETVTDEELAKAKKSVIAQHVFEKETVSALASSLGSSYLYTADPYFDDAYVERIRQVTPQQIQDVAQRYLSMERRTVAVIQPETTRETLAASEVKPEESSSLKASAVQTHQMQNGLKVLLKQDSTLPLVTIHLYGKGGLLLENLNDQGISSFTASLLTAGTSRRTKQQIDQAIEEVGGSLESRSDNNTYHVSIKVLKDDLDLALDILSDIVQNAQFPAEEIEKKRQETLLAIQRQDENWQFEVLQLFKKNYFQHSAYRNDRLGTAESVQSFTREQIQTFYHRMVNPHQSVLAVYGDTDTSKLLPKIQKLFGSWTDRPLSLAPAPQETHPLKSDRVIEKKSEKSAAALFIGTNGLDIDSSRKPVLDVLDAILSGQGYPGGRLFDALRGGKEDLVYVVGAFPFYGIRAGFFGILTQTTLKNLDKVQEIILANLKRLREEPVSPQELENVKEMLITLHHMELESLDAQSQSAVINEVLGLGWDYDKKYPDLIRSVSIKDIQELAGDLFSYTLIARTLPENPVEILPPPPPKSDVQTP from the coding sequence CGCCGAAACAAGTCCCTCAACTTCCTGCTTCTCTCCAAGCCTCCGTACAAAGGACGATCGCATCCAGGCCGGGGGATCTTTTTCTGGTCCTGAAAAACGGCCTTACTGTTTTGATCAGGCAGCAAGAAAATGTGAACGTGGTCTCCAGTCGTGTCGTTGTGCGTACCGGATCGATCTATGAAGGTGACTATCTCTCGACGGGCATTTCCCATTACCTGGAGCATGTGGTCTCCGGCGGTTCTACCAAGTCGTTTACTGAAGCTGAGGCTAAAGAAAGGCTTGAGAAAATGGGAGGATCGACCAATGCCGCTACTTCCTACGAACGAACCATCTATTATATCGATACGTCAGCAGGGCATTGGAAGGATGCTCTGGATCTTCTGCTCTCTTACGTGAGTGAGTCTGTTCTCGATCCTCAGCAGGTGGAACGGGAAAAGGCCGTCATTCAACAGGAAATCAAGATGGGGGAAAACGATCCCGACAGAGAATTGTGGAAAACCTTCATCCAGACGGCCTATCAGGTGCATCCCGTCAGAAATCCGGTGATAGGATACGAAGAGCTTTTTGTTCAGTTGGACCGCGATGCGCTTCTAAGATATTATTCCGAACGTTATCGGCCGGATAATATGGTTGTTGTCGTAGCGGGCAACGTGGTTCCAAACGACGTTGCCGCGTTCGTTGCAGAAAAAACCAAGAATTTCCAGCGAAAGAGCAGCCCGCCGGTGGTACTGCCCCAGGAACCTCTTCAGGTCGGTCCACGATGGGAAGAGAAAACACTGCCTATCGCACGGCTCACTCAGGCCATAGTGGGCTTTCCGTCCGTAAAAATCGATGACGAGGATCTTTACGCGTTGGATGTCCTTGCCCTCCTTTTGGGAGATGGGCGCACGAGCCGTCTCTACTCCCGTCTAAAGGACAAGGAAAACCGGGTTCTCAGTGTGGGAACCAGCAATTGGACTCCTGATTTCGTTCAGGGACAATTCTTTATCTCTCTGACTCTGGCTCCACAATATTGGCCCGGAGTTCTGAAGAGTGTGGAAGAGGAAATCGACCGTTTCAAAAAAGAAACGGTAACGGATGAAGAACTGGCAAAAGCCAAAAAGAGCGTCATCGCGCAGCACGTCTTCGAAAAGGAAACCGTTTCCGCCCTTGCCTCTTCGTTGGGTTCCTCCTATTTATACACTGCCGATCCCTATTTCGATGATGCCTATGTGGAACGAATCCGCCAGGTAACACCGCAACAAATCCAGGATGTCGCTCAACGGTACCTCTCCATGGAGCGTCGCACGGTGGCCGTCATACAGCCGGAAACAACCAGGGAAACACTTGCTGCTTCAGAGGTAAAGCCCGAAGAATCCTCCTCGCTGAAGGCATCAGCGGTACAGACGCATCAAATGCAGAATGGACTCAAGGTGCTTCTGAAACAGGATTCCACCTTGCCCCTGGTCACAATCCACCTCTACGGCAAGGGAGGACTCCTGCTGGAAAACCTCAACGACCAGGGTATTTCCTCCTTTACGGCTTCCCTTTTGACTGCCGGAACATCCAGAAGGACCAAACAGCAAATCGATCAGGCGATAGAAGAGGTTGGAGGAAGTCTCGAAAGCAGGTCGGATAACAACACTTACCATGTATCGATCAAGGTTTTGAAAGATGACCTGGACCTGGCGCTCGATATCCTTTCCGATATTGTACAAAATGCTCAGTTTCCTGCGGAGGAGATAGAGAAAAAACGGCAGGAAACCCTTCTGGCGATACAAAGGCAGGACGAAAATTGGCAATTTGAGGTGCTCCAGCTCTTCAAAAAGAATTACTTTCAGCACAGTGCTTATCGAAACGACCGGCTGGGGACTGCAGAATCCGTCCAGTCCTTCACGAGAGAGCAGATTCAGACCTTTTATCACCGCATGGTAAACCCGCATCAGTCGGTGCTCGCAGTGTACGGCGACACGGATACGTCCAAACTGCTTCCAAAAATTCAGAAGCTTTTCGGCTCCTGGACGGATCGTCCATTATCGCTCGCGCCGGCACCGCAAGAAACGCACCCGCTCAAGTCTGACCGGGTCATCGAGAAGAAAAGCGAAAAGAGCGCAGCCGCTCTTTTCATCGGCACCAACGGACTCGACATCGACAGTTCACGCAAACCCGTTCTGGATGTTCTGGATGCCATTCTCTCGGGCCAGGGGTACCCCGGTGGACGTCTCTTTGATGCTTTGCGCGGAGGCAAGGAAGATCTGGTGTATGTGGTGGGGGCTTTTCCCTTCTATGGGATACGGGCTGGTTTTTTCGGCATCTTGACGCAAACGACCTTGAAAAACCTCGACAAGGTGCAGGAAATCATATTGGCGAATCTCAAGCGCTTGAGGGAGGAACCCGTGTCGCCCCAAGAACTTGAAAATGTCAAGGAGATGCTGATCACTCTGCACCACATGGAATTGGAAAGCCTGGATGCACAGTCCCAAAGTGCGGTGATCAACGAAGTCCTCGGCCTGGGATGGGATTATGACAAAAAGTATCCGGACCTGATTCGATCGGTCAGCATCAAAGACATTCAGGAGCTGGCCGGGGATCTGTTCTCCTATACACTGATCGCGCGCACTTTGCCCGAAAACCCGGTGGAAATCCTGCCCCCGCCGCCCCCAAAGAGCGACGTGCAAACTCCTTGA